Proteins co-encoded in one Carassius carassius chromosome 35, fCarCar2.1, whole genome shotgun sequence genomic window:
- the LOC132116396 gene encoding noggin-2 codes for MGSITRALPLLLLLLCAQGAAGQHYLRLRPSPSEHLPVPDLKEDPDTEHDPREQDLSEKTLRKKLGSNFDPSFMSIHLPTQLNASAPPELPRLPMPADLKKLNLTETPYGRRVKLGKKARRKFLQWLWMYTHCPVLYTWKDLGVRFWPRYIKEGNCFSERSCSFPEGMSCKPVKSVTKTLLRWYCQGFLRQKYCTWISVQYPIISECKCSC; via the coding sequence ATGGGTAGCATCACCCGCGCTttgccgctgctgctgctgctactgtgCGCGCAAGGCGCCGCCGGCCAGCACTACCTGCGACTGAGGCCCTCGCCCAGCGAGCATCTGCCGGTCCCCGACCTTAAAGAGGACCCCGATACGGAGCACGATCCGCGCGAGCAGGACCTCTCGGAGAAGACGCTGCGCAAGAAGCTAGGCAGCAACTTCGACCCCAGCTTCATGTCCATCCACCTGCCCACGCAGCTGAACGCCAGCGCGCCACCGGAGCTGCCGCGCTTGCCCATGCCCGCCGACCTCAAGAAGCTGAACCTGACGGAGACGCCGTACGGCAGGCGCGTCAAGTTGGGCAAGAAGGCGCGGCGGAAGTTCCTGCAGTGGCTGTGGATGTACACGCACTGTCCGGTGCTGTACACCTGGAAGGACCTGGGCGTGCGTTTCTGGCCGCGCTACATCAAGGAGGGCAACTGCTTCAGCGAGCGCTCCTGCTCCTTCCCCGAGGGCATGTCATGCAAGCCGGTCAAATCGGTGACCAAGACCCTCCTGCGGTGGTACTGCCAGGGCTTCCTGCGGCAGAAGTATTGCACGTGGATATCGGTGCAGTACCCCATCATCTCCGAGTGCAAATGCTCCTGCTga